The Phaeodactylum tricornutum CCAP 1055/1 chromosome 8, whole genome shotgun sequence genome has a window encoding:
- a CDS encoding predicted protein, with product MMQETPSETRDFASAFRDDIYEDENGVDCSTAMDEVLNGRTGIDDANVEPGSRNNKSPCSLTSNGAFRKITQLPFSEHSFAALLPIDSEKQMLHTSHGTSSSTTSLETRSSATVENRSSASLSPTAFLLAARNDPSLVPKPTTPLRPSHLRRRSRSDGFYSSPIRPPTLLYNPMSHYSPNRPHRRQVMGMNIRTFDRTEHRRLPRPESPDEDEEDVILADSEEYLERKAQQIRTELRVAEMAELVWEAERAAEAGDDHFAAQASTYGLDDTELLASAITARPHLESLRRRASVPEITYVRRLRRRGVEKVGVLDLRAVDEVIPSFGSFHNHLRTHFARHLVDDHTLVHSEAELRSRKTIGSPHHHRQTKSFLDNLGLQRWMKNDPKYRSNDAEPSFGDVLAEHLHDSGTGVRRSAKVGGPLDHELSDRSMQLIASSHKEGLQEIVKREEPLSPPTLYTADDAVSGTTQIQEPPSTILSPKSLFDEDGSDSLQVDGSYSLSMSTLQEESFSPPLGGVPPMKVRGLRGRNGHKCVEVESSGLTLPDSHPQHTFSLVQELSPQSQSIARETSSLMLPLSNDLYLRGEIPCPSLKALQASSLEIPSESEIAAFQNESQSASTGSNIHADACLSHATHASPVSSQFLKRPTVAVSEIYSEFMENAAHFEKVGLRESQLILGEENAEDENKATEKKSIRVPMPLICNHLSQSPGSCIASRNTSNLSKAKGEGPKAIPIQSLKSASSIVSLDDVTLKWNPFHNKARNDAKNHFQFAMKVLSELSPRSRRSAVHESTPKAQLVDQTENDLFLHNYLYCSESVETMHPDSVGTSELFREDLGCGHTLNMEGCCASVWMDGAFQWLPRKASKKQILLSRKPSIPSRFQSQTWFDVANEKFDSILERLGGTPQKATPWNLSFQAPSLEKKRMKPVTVRRSNSVVDEEMDKDGEQKDEDVDDQKRKGAESPLQISRPLSMSSGSLQRMKQMELSSVDFEIAYGIPREEFEAMMPCERLQIERRVRLRRPALLQSASNIGISGNKRNCLLSPLTFHPGFDRLVLEAQSHKATSLRRTGAERYDRSWPTRPASLPFSRSF from the coding sequence ATGATGCAAGAAACACCCTCAGAGACCCGGGATTTTGCCTCGGCATTCAGGGATGATATCTACGAAGATGAGAATGGTGTTGACTGTAGTACTGCGATGGATGAGGTGTTGAATGGTCGTACTGGCATTGATGATGCGAATGTAGAGCCTGGTAGCCGCAACAATAAGAGTCCGTGTTCGCTCACCAGCAACGGCGCCTTTCGGAAAATCACTCAGCTGCCGTTCTCCGAACACTCCTTTGCGGCGCTACTTCCGATAGATTCAGAAAAACAAATGCTACATACGTCGCACGGAACGTCCTCATCCACGACATCTCTTGAAACGAGGAGCAGTGCTACGGTAGAAAACAGAAGCTCTGCTTCCCTTAGTCCTACAGCATTCCTACTAGCTGCCCGCAACGATCCTTCTCTCGTTCCTAAACCGACAACACCTTTGAGACCATCTCATTTGAGACGAAGGTCACGCTCTGATGGATTCTATTCCTCTCCAATACGCCCTCCTACGCTGCTATACAATCCGATGTCGCACTATTCTCCCAATCGCCCGCATCGCAGACAAGTAATGGGTATGAATATTCGCACTTTTGATCGTACCGAACATCGCAGATTACCGCGACCCGAAAGTCCTgacgaggatgaagaagacgtgATTTTGGCAGATTCGGAAGAATATTTGGAACGCAAGGCCCAGCAAATTAGAACTGAATTGAGGGTGGCGGAGATGGCGGAGTTGGTATGGGAAGCAGAAAGGGCAGCGGAAGCTGGCGACGACCACTTTGCGGCCCAGGCATCCACGTACGGCTTGGACGATACGGAGTTGCTGGCTTCAGCCATCACCGCCCGCCCTCATCTGGAATCGTTGCGGCGCCGGGCTTCCGTTCCGGAAATAACTTATGTTAGGCGCCTGCGGAGAAGGGGTGTTGAAAAAGTCGGGGTTTTGGATTTGCGTGCTGTTGATGAAGTAATCCCGTCTTTTGGTTCGTTTCACAATCATCTACGTACCCATTTTGCACGACACCTTGTGGACGATCACACGCTGGTCCACAGCGAAGCTGAGTTGCGAAGCCGGAAAACAATTGGTTCTCCGCATCATCATAGACAGACCAAATCGTTCTTGGATAACTTAGGTCTACAACGTTGGATGAAAAACGATCCCAAATATAGAAGTAATGACGCGGAACCCTCTTTCGGAGACGTATTGGCTGAACATCTGCACGATTCCGGCACCGGTGTCCGTCGCAGTGCAAAGGTGGGCGGTCCTTTGGATCACGAGCTTTCCGATCGATCGATGCAACTTATCGCTTCTTCACATAAAGAAGGCTTGCAAGAAATCGTTAAACGAGAGGAGCCTCTTTCACCGCCAACTTTGTATACAGCGGATGACGCTGTCTCCGGAACGACACAGATACAAGAACCTCCTTCAACAATACTCTCACCGAAATCGCTTTTTGACGAGGATGGCAGTGATTCTCTTCAAGTGGATGGTTCTTACTCGCTCTCCATGTCGACCTTACAAGAAGAAAGTTTTTCGCCACCACTTGGTGGCGTTCCTCCAATGAAAGTACGAGGACTTCGAGGAAGAAATGGGCACAAGTGTGTCGAAGTTGAAAGTTCAGGTCTTACTCTACCAGATTCTCATCCACAACACACATTCAGTTTAGTACAGGAACTCTCTCCCCAGTCGCAAAGCATAGCCAGGGAGACTAGTTCGCTGATGCTTCCGCTCTCGAACGATCTGTACCTACGTGGTGAGATACCATGCCCAAGTCTAAAGGCATTGCAAGCTTCATCTCTGGAAATACCGAGTGAATCCGAGAttgctgctttccaaaacgaGTCACAATCAGCGTCTACGGGAAGCAACATCCATGCCGATGCGTGTCTTTCACATGCCACGCATGCTTCTCCTGTGAGCTCTCAATTCCTGAAGCGTCCAACCGTCGCTGTGTCAGAGATTTATTCGGAGTTCATGGAAAATGCCGCACACTTTGAGAAAGTCGGTTTGCGAGAGTCACAGTTAATTCTCGGCGAAGAAAATGCGGAGGATGAAAACAAAGCAACAGAGAAGAAATCCATCCGAGTGCCTATGCCTCTAATTTGCAATCATTTGAGTCAGTCGCCTGGGTCATGCATTGCTAGCCGAAACACAAGCAATCTTTCGAAAGCTAAGGGTGAAGGACCAAAGGCCATACCAATTCAAAGTTTGAAATCTGCAAGTAGTATAGTTTCCTTGGATGACGTTACTCTGAAATGGAATCCTTTCCATAATAAGGCCAGGAATGACGCCAAGAATCATTTTCAATTTGCCATGAAAGTTCTATCGGAATTATCGCCAAGATCACGAAGATCTGCAGTTCACGAGTCAACCCCAAAAGCACAGCTGGTAGATCAGACTGAGAATGACCTCTTCCTTCACAACTACCTGTATTGTAGTGAGTCTGTCGAGACGATGCATCCAGATTCTGTAGGTACGTCGGAGCTGTTTCGCGAAGATTTAGGATGCGGACACACGTTGAACATGGAGGGGTGTTGCGCTTCAGTTTGGATGGACGGGGCTTTTCAATGGTTACCACGCAAGGCATCTAAGAAGCAAATATTGCTAAGCCGCAAGCCATCAATTCCTTCTCGGTTCCAATCACAAACGTGGTTTGATGTGGCAAACGAAAAATTTGATAGTATTTTAGAACGTCTAGGCGGAACCCCACAAAAAGCCACTCCTTGGAATCTGTCGTTCCAGGCGCCCAGTCTTgagaagaaaagaatgaaGCCTGTGACGGTCCGTCGATCCAACTCTGTTGTCGATGAGGAGATGGACAAAGATGGTGAAcagaaagacgaagacgtGGACGATCAAAAGAGAAAGGGCGCCGAATCCCCTTTACAAATCTCGCGGCCCCTCTCAATGTCTTCGGGATCACTTCAACGTATGAAGCAGATGGAGCTATCCTCTGTTGACTTTGAAATTGCGTACGGTATTCCCCGTGAGGAGTTTGAAGCAATGATGCCTTGTGAACGCTTGCAGATTGAGCGTCGAGTGCGCCTTCGTCGACCTGCGCTACTGCAGAGCGCCTCAAATATAGGCATTTCAGGCAATAAAAGGAATTGTCTCCTCTCGCCACTGACCTTTCATCCAGGCTTTGACCGGCTTGTCCTAGAAGCGCAATCCCACAAGGCAACATCACTTCGCCGAACTGGTGCTGAAAGATATGATCGCTCCTGGCCTACCCGTCCAGCTTCGCTTCCGTTTAGTCGAAGCTTTTGA
- a CDS encoding predicted protein encodes MSEDDGLYDDLEVDPRHSTSSKLLPQSFASPKKQRSTGTPAAAEVVPERPRSLAEEVSYLQEKVNLLETENENLQRNMGTLYRTAVAELARKDAEITRLQQEIADRS; translated from the coding sequence ATGTCGGAAGATGACGGCCTCTACGACGATCTAGAAGTTGACCCTCGTCATAGCACTAGTAGCAAGCTGCTGCCGCAATCGTTTGCGTCGCCCAAAAAGCAGCGGTCGACTGGAACTCCAGCCGCCGCCGAGGTTGTCCCGGAACGTCCAAGATCCTTGGCGGAGGAGGTATCCTACTTGCAAGAAAAAGTCAACCTGCTAGAGACCGAAAACGAAAATTTACAGCGCAACATGGGGACGTTGTATCGGACAGCCGTAGCTGAACTGGCCCGTAAGGACGCCGAAATTACGAGACTACAACAAGAAATCGCGGACCGCAGCTAA
- a CDS encoding predicted protein, whose protein sequence is MVQNRIANISSELDERIRETAATLIGGFAKAPTASSTPMVISNNVNCATIQANAAQLSSRNATVVVLSSIGFGIDPLSSPFDATEAAVKAVRDAIERGVLRLPTASEGNLHLHVKIGVPPRITGLTEPLAVDMARIAPLLPTFLKVMPIEVVVGGLFIPPTDASTPTGVCTAVACLTLHQRVAKSSSHSSQPEAIISSPTSVTSPDSPVAPPRTWAEVEQSQHPCPMPAHDQDRIQAHDQIRQQLQKLASTHFVAPGDIEKDGFRRSTSIDMLARVSVELQEQQPTSMEGASVPRHISTNSSTSLSLEGGDGFYFNAANNYNYKKLPPGVTPKNNRRLFVRHTYRDHSSEIPAIPEEMELMSHKAPLRTPNAAFPLKLHEILSLIESDGHDDIIGWLPHGRSFKIHKHKEFVETILPKYFVMTKKSSFLRQLNLYGFNRLSGIGSDQGSYYHETFLRGMKFLSRRMQRQKVNGNGIRAAGNPDEEPTLAHFPECPVQAVLRDYAHDTSSHATDTTGDDSLTGHRQCSAVGVQVSFPLKLQRILDKLEAEDKHDVVSWLAHGRAFLVHDPDRFVSEIMPMYFNQTKYSSFQRQLHMYNFQRITAGQDKGAYHNSYFQRGKPALAIKMQRTRVNGKGTRRPGNPHAEPNLYKMESLPGIPFGAIIDVPVDMPGSGSGSYDQLDDASGSGEEN, encoded by the exons ATGGTACAAAATCGAATTGCGAACATCTCATCTGAACTAGACGAGAGAATTCGAGAGACCGCAGCGACCCTCATTGGTGGCTTTGCAAAAGCTCCTACGGCGTCATCCACTCCGATGGTGATTTCGAACAACGTAAATTGTGCGACCATCCAGGCAAATGCAGCACAGTTATCATCACGAAACGCAACGGTTGTGGTTTTGTCGAGTATTGGCTTTGGTATAGATCCTCTCTCCTCCCCTTTTGATGCTACAGAAGCAGCTGTGAAGGCTGTCCGTGATGCAATTGAGAGAGGAGTGCTTAGGCTTCCTACAGCTTCTGAGGGAAACCTGCACTTGCACGTAAAAATTGGAGTCCCGCCTCGAATTACAGGCCTTACAGAGCCTCTCGCCGTTGACATGGCGAGAATTGCCCCACTTCTTCCGACCTTTTTAAAGGTAATGCCGATTGAAGTGGTTGTAGGAGGACTCTTTATCCCTCCCACCGATGCGAGTACCCCTACTGGCGTTTGTACTGCGGTAGCCTGCCTCACGCTTCACCAACGAGTGGCGAAATCATCGTCACATTCTTCTCAACCTGAGGCCATCATATCGTCTCCTACCAGTGTTACCTCGCCAGATTCTCCCGTTGCACCGCCTCGAACCTGGGCTGAAGTCGAGCAATCGCAACACCCTTGTCCAATGCCTGCTCACGATCAAGACCGAATACAGGCGCATGACCAAATTCGGCAACAGCTGCAGAAACTCGCCTCAACACATTTCGTTGCACCAGGCGATATTGAGAaagatggtttccgccgtAGCACATCCATCGACATGTTGGCACGAGTCAGTGTAGAGCTTCAAGAGCAACAACCAACTTCTATGGAAGGAGCATCGGTGCCACGCCACATTTCCACCAACAGCAGTACGAGCTTGTCTTTGGAAGGAGGCGATGGATTCTATTTTAACGCAGCAAACAACTACAACTACAAGAAACTTCCACCTGGCGTCACTCCGAAAAATAACAGACGTCTCTTTGTGCGTCATACCTATCGCGATCACTCTTCGGAAATACCAGCAATTCCGGAGGAGATGGAGCTTATGTCACATAAAGCTCCACTGCGAACCCCCAATGCGGCCTTTCCACTAAAGCTACATGAGATCCTTTCGCTGATTGAAAGCGATGGACACGACGATATAATTGGATGGCTTCCTCATGGACGATCCTTCAAAATCCACAAGCACAAAGAGTTTGTCGAAACCATCCTTCCAAAGTACTTTGTCATG ACGAAAAAGTCCTCATTTTTACGACAATTAAATCTCTACGGTTTCAACCGCCTAAGCGGCATCGGTTCAGACCAGGGCAGTTACTACCACGAGACGTTCCTTCGTGGAATGAAGTTCCTCAGTCGGCGCATGCAACGCCAAAAAGTCAATGGGAACGGCATCCGTGCCGCCGGAAATCCTGATGAAGAACCGACTCTGGCTCACTTCCCAGAGTGTCCTGTCCAAGCCGTTCTTCGCGACTACGCTCACGACACCAGTAGCCACGCTACGGATACGACGGGTGATGATTCGCTCACGGGTCATCGTCAATGTTCGGCTGTTGGTGTACAAGTCAGTTTTCCTTTGAAGTTGCAGCGTATCCTGGACAAATTGGAAGCGGAAGACAAGCATGATGTTGTGTCTTGGTTGGCTCACGGTCGGGCCTTCCTTGTACACGACCCTGACCGGTTCGTGTCCGAAATCATGCCGATGTACTTTAATCAGACCAAGTATTCCAGTTTTCAGCGCCAACTCCACATGTACAACTTTCAGCGCATCACCGCAGGTCAGGACAAAGGTGCCTACCATAATTCATACTTTCAACGTGGCAAGCCGGCTTTAGCCATCAAGATGCAGCGAACCCGAGTCAACGGGAAAGGGACACGCCGCCCGGGTAATCCGCACGCTGAACCGAATCTGTACAAGATGGAATCACTTCCCGGAATTCCATTCGGGGCCATCATTGATGTTCCTGTTGACATGCCCGGTAGCGGCAGTGGCAGCTACGACCAGCTAGACGATGCATCTGGGAGTGGGGAAGAAAATTAG
- a CDS encoding predicted protein: MTASSVTARVLSLAVLILSIAPLGSLYVLLCSLATGTFPHYQLAYQPSSSSTGASTGIEEIRLVKILQDPNASMEDLWNALVNEQWTVARAEFPLLFHYLPIHERAAKHLILVLPWLICIMLGVLVGLGVMLYWILARQSWHRAREVRWHAEHNVQRRKAKLQKRLQDYTKKLTVEDIVVDQDKDYLGKHKIGNGCTSLCSTATRPGHGDYRYKGVLQTM, translated from the coding sequence ATGACGGCCTCCAGTGTAACCGCCCGCGTACTGTCCCTCGCGGTGCTCATTCTAAGCATTGCGCCGCTTGGATCGCTCTACGTCTTGTTATGTTCTTTGGCGACGGGAACGTTTCCGCACTACCAGCTTGCATACCAgccttcgtcgtcgtcgaccgGTGCTAGCACCGGTATCGAAGAAATTCGATTGGTCAAGATTTTGCAAGATCCAAACGCGTCGATGGAAGATTTGTGGAACGCTCTCGTCAACGAACAATGGACGGTTGCCCGTGCTGAATTTCCGTTGCTCTTTCATTATTTACCCATTCATGAAAGAGCCGCCAAGCATTTAATTCTAGTCCTACCATGGTTGATTTGCATCATGCTGGGTGTGCTGGTGGGCTTGGGGGTCATGTTGTACTGGATTCTAGCACGGCAAAGTTGGCATAGGGCACGGGAAGTACGTTGGCATGCGGAACACAATGTCCAACGGCGCAAAGCAAAGCTACAGAAACGACTTCAGGACTACACCAAAAAATTAACGGTGGAGGATATAGTCGTCGACCAGGATAAAGATTACCTCGGCAAGCACAAAATCGGCAACGGATGTACTAGCTTATGTTCGACAGCGACACGCCCTGGACATGGCGACTACCGCTACAAGGGAGTGCTGCAAACGATGTGA
- a CDS encoding predicted protein has product MPTTATPYSEHLPLVPSASEASLNYASLYDDEVDEERLGNVMRPASEAHNHGSNGGDVISNTDKETMTLWNIVAILSTAFSYGCVLTTLFLITLPIECERLNVDHPNIPKSVALGIFVAIAGLTQLISPLVGRLSDTYVPPKPHDLGQRLPYLVLGAVMTCIGLIGQLFSSYTGFWLRYSFAFFLHMIGLNTVYSMMIALIPDQVPAHQTGVANGVLALQLVTGSLFGFGLFHSFLSQNIQSMYMLYTCIVIITTIVTCTHAHEQDAEVAFRRIRRKQKSFRRRQTTRQHRTKSTGTQDRSERDDSNNGGMDDEQWHEQASRMVQTAAKKVARTAKDIVLTPTLILKTMLVDPIRKIDRRTLLRSYSIDTTKHHDFFVVTISRLFYYCGMSVQTFFLYYLHDIINIRTHPEAAVATLSILGQCSGAIFCYPVGLLSDRWLDGRRKPFVYFSCALLLSVMIALIFARTWEQMVILSFILGGANGVYLTMDTSLAVDTLPKDSESDDDPASEDFSSVGGEEDTDGNAQLLGLWGVAAFLGSALGPMIGGPLLYAFGSMEVEDGTTTKIAAEEYSIRGYAVRKRIL; this is encoded by the coding sequence ATGCCGACAACGGCAACTCCGTACAGTGAACATCTACCGTTGGTCCCGTCCGCATCGGAAGCCTCGTTAAATTACGCTTCCCTGTACGATGACGAGGTTGATGAGGAGCGTTTGGGCAACGTCATGCGACCCGCTTCCGAGGCTCACAACCACGGAAGCAACGGCGGTGACGTAATCTCCAACACCGACAAGGAAACCATGACGCTGTGGAATATTGTTGCCATTTTGTCTACGGCATTTTCGTACGGCTGCGTGTTGACAACACTCTTCCTGATAACACTCCCGATCGAATGCGAACGACTAAACGTTGATCACCCCAATATTCCGAAGAGTGTTGCGTTGGGAATTTTTGTGGCGATTGCGGGTTTAACTCAACTGATATCGCCACTCGTCGGTCGTCTTAGTGATACCTACGTGCCACCCAAGCCACACGATTTGGGACAGCGATTGCCATATTTAGTGCTCGGTGCCGTCATGACCTGTATTGGTCTGATTGGGCAGCTCTTCTCCAGCTACACTGGCTTTTGGTTGCGCTATTCGTTTGCCTTTTTCCTGCACATGATTGGACTAAACACGGTGTACTCCATGATGATTGCTTTGATTCCGGATCAGGTTCCGGCACACCAAACAGGTGTTGCCAACGGCGTCCTCGCACTGCAACTGGTCACCGGATCGCTGTTTGGATTTGGACTGTTTCATTCTTTCCTATCACAGAATATCCAGTCCATGTACATGCTGTATACATGCATTGTGATCATCACAACAATTGTGACTTGTACTCATGCACACGAACAAGACGCTGAAGTAGCCTTTCGACGGATACGCCGGAAACAGAAAAGCTTTCGGAGACGACAAACAACACGCCAACATAGAACTAAAAGTACGGGAACACAGGACCGGTCGGAGCgtgacgacagcaacaacggGGGAATGGATGACGAACAATGGCACGAGCAAGCCTCTCGTATGGTCCAAACGGCAGCCAAAAAGGTCGCTCGGACAGCCAAAGATATTGTCCTGACCCCCACGTTAATCTTGAAAACCATGCTGGTAGACCCCATCCGTAAAATCGACCGAAGAACTCTCCTTCGCTCCTACAGTATCGATACCACCAAACACCACGATTTCTTTGTCGTGACCATTTCGCGACTCTTCTACTATTGTGGCATGTCGGTTCAAACTTTTTTCCTTTACTACTTGCACGACATTATTAACATCCGGACGCATCCGGAGGCCGCCGTTGCGACCCTGTCGATTCTCGGGCAGTGCAGCGGTGCCATCTTTTGCTATCCCGTGGGTCTTTTGTCGGACCGATGGTTAGATGGCCGACGGAAACCGTTTGTGTACTTTTCCTGTGCTCTGCTGCTTTCTGTCATGATTGCTTTAATCTTTGCACGGACATGGGAGCAAATGGTGATACTCAGCTTTATCTTAGGAGGAGCCAACGGGGTTTATTTGACTATGGACACGAGCTTGGCGGTCGACACTTTGCCCAAAGACTCTGAGAGCGATGACGATCCTGCTTCTGAGGATTTTAGCTCCGTGGGAGGCGAGGAAGACACGGATGGAAATGCACAGCTCTTGGGACTCTGGGGTGTTGCGGCATTTTTGGGCTCAGCTTTAGGCCCAATGATTGGGGGACCACTGCTCTATGCGTTCGGAAGCATGGAGGTGGAAGACGGCACAACCACTAAAATCGCTGCTGAAGAGTATAGTATCCGTGGTTACGCCGTCCGTAAGCGCATTCTGTAA
- a CDS encoding predicted protein: MPHSFMQASLLFLLILRVLVAPSVKTSACLSMHAHTMHSRMLSSCDEPTMSTYRDATHSFPRQIHAEEGIHKEDNRMFLLDSFDSSAVHHRSVSSHCHDISRLDRELPLGLEFKPAEWDVICGRGKASFDHVGNRRLRLLVANSMHSYVEAKSRVDKTAIVQTIVEQIREASPNGGFVRKDDFGEWYEIGTKAAREKVGHAIRDCLTEPLRGRSLSTYQERLESLQEVQDEVFRSLKIAGIQEREGQANSPYKQNGSA, encoded by the exons ATGCCCCATTCCTTCATGCAGGCTTCACTGCTTTTCCTCCTTATTTTGCGTGTCCTAGTTGCTCCG TCAGTCAAAACAAGCGCATGTTTGAGCATGCACGCTCATACTATGCATAGTCGAATGCTTTCGTCGTGCGATGAACCAACAATGAGTACCTACCGAGATGCGACGCATTCCTTCCCTCGACAGATACATGCAGAAGAAGGGATCCATAAGGAGGACAATCGCATGTTTCTACTAGATTCCTTCGATAGTTCCGCAGTTCACCACCGTTCTGTTAGCTCGCATTGTCACGATATCTCGCGGCTGGACAGAGAATTGCCACTAGGCTTGGAATTTAAACCTGCGGAATGGGACGTT ATTTGTGGGAGGGGGAAAGCTAGTTTCGACCATGTCGGAAACAGGCGACTGCGGCTCCTTGTTGCCAATAGCATGCATTCATATGTAGAGGCAAAGTCTAGAGTTGATAAAACTGCCATAGTCCAAACTATTGTTGAGCAGATACGCGAAGCCAGTCCTAATGGAGGTTTTGTGAGAAAAGACGACTTCGGCGAGTGGTACGAGATCGGAACAAAAGCTGCAAGGGAGAAGGTTGGACACGCAATCCGCGACTGCTTGACAGAACCTTTGAGGGGCAGATCATTGAGTACCTACCAAGAACGACTGGAAAGCCTACAGGAAGTACAGGACGAAGTGTTTCGTTCTCTGAAGATTGCTGGTATTCAAGAAAGAGAAGGGCAAGCAAACAGTCCATACAAACAAAATGGGTCCGCCTAA